From a single Streptomyces sp. 1331.2 genomic region:
- the pucD gene encoding xanthine dehydrogenase subunit D, with protein sequence MSTRTIQGQKNLQNINQASKDGIGGSPLRPDGNLKVKGEFAYSSDLWHEDMLWGMALRSPHPRANILSVDISEALKVPGVYAVLTHEDIPGSKYYGLEIQDQPALAIDKIRYHGEAIALVAADHPETARRAVKKIKVEYEVLTPIVTEEQCLDPETHGYVHEPHEYKSHAYGNICHEQKLVSGLGVTDEVRALADVIVSGDYEVGMQDQAFLGPESGLAVPAEDGGIDLYIATQWLHVDREQMAPVLDLPEEKVRLTLAGVGGAFGGREDISMQIHACLLAQHTGKPVKIVYSRDESFYGHVHRHPARMHYEHGATRDGKLVFADCRIVLDGGAYASASPAVVGNAASLGHGPYVIPNVKMHAIALYSNNPSCGAMRGFGAVQAAFGYESQMDKLAAELGMDPVELRQLNAMSEGDFMPTGQQIDSPAPVAELLQRAKDMPLPPPLDTEHLDVRQLPGALSNTSHGEGIVRGVGYSVGIKNVGFSEGFDDYSTARVRLEVIGGEPVAMVHTAMAEVGQGGVTVHAQIARTELGVEQVTIHPANTEVGSAGSTSASRQTYMTGGAVKLAAEAVKRELIEKGRRRYGWTHKDITLAGGKVVSESAGVLVPMVDLLGDEAIDLTREHHHRPTQAFDKETGQGFGHVQYTFCANRAVVDVDVELGLVKVVELTAVQDVGKALNPLSVVGQIQGGCTQALGLAVMEEIIVRDGKVRNASFTDYLIPTILDTPPIPVEVLELPDPHAPYGLRGVGEAPTVSATPSIVAAIRNATGLALNRIPVRPEHLTTEQPG encoded by the coding sequence ATGAGCACCCGCACGATCCAGGGCCAGAAGAACCTGCAGAACATCAACCAGGCGTCCAAGGACGGCATCGGCGGCTCGCCGCTGCGCCCGGACGGCAACCTGAAGGTCAAGGGCGAGTTCGCGTACTCCTCGGACCTGTGGCACGAGGACATGCTGTGGGGTATGGCGCTGCGCTCGCCGCACCCCCGGGCGAACATCCTCTCGGTGGACATCTCCGAGGCGCTCAAGGTGCCCGGCGTCTACGCGGTGCTGACCCACGAGGACATCCCCGGCTCGAAGTACTACGGCCTGGAGATCCAGGACCAGCCGGCCCTGGCCATCGACAAGATCCGGTACCACGGCGAGGCGATCGCGCTGGTCGCCGCCGACCACCCCGAGACGGCCCGCCGTGCGGTGAAGAAGATCAAGGTCGAGTACGAGGTGCTCACCCCGATCGTCACCGAGGAGCAGTGCCTCGACCCGGAGACCCACGGCTACGTCCACGAGCCGCACGAGTACAAGTCGCACGCGTACGGGAACATCTGCCACGAGCAGAAGCTGGTCTCCGGCCTCGGCGTGACCGACGAGGTGCGGGCGCTGGCGGACGTCATCGTCAGCGGCGACTACGAGGTCGGCATGCAGGACCAGGCCTTCCTCGGCCCCGAGTCCGGCCTGGCCGTGCCCGCCGAGGACGGCGGCATCGACCTCTACATCGCCACCCAGTGGCTGCACGTGGACCGCGAGCAGATGGCCCCGGTGCTCGACCTGCCCGAGGAGAAGGTCCGGCTCACCCTGGCCGGCGTCGGCGGCGCCTTCGGCGGCCGCGAGGACATCTCCATGCAGATCCACGCCTGCCTGCTGGCCCAGCACACCGGCAAGCCGGTCAAGATCGTCTACTCCCGGGACGAGTCCTTCTACGGCCACGTGCACCGCCACCCGGCGCGGATGCACTACGAGCACGGCGCCACCCGCGACGGCAAGCTGGTCTTCGCCGACTGCCGGATCGTGCTGGACGGCGGCGCCTACGCCTCCGCCTCACCGGCCGTGGTCGGCAACGCTGCCTCGCTCGGGCACGGCCCGTACGTGATCCCGAACGTGAAGATGCACGCCATCGCGCTGTACAGCAACAACCCGTCCTGCGGGGCGATGCGCGGCTTCGGCGCGGTGCAGGCCGCGTTCGGCTACGAGTCGCAGATGGACAAGCTGGCCGCCGAACTCGGCATGGACCCGGTCGAGTTGCGGCAGCTCAACGCGATGTCCGAGGGCGACTTCATGCCCACCGGCCAGCAGATCGACTCGCCCGCGCCGGTGGCCGAACTGCTGCAGCGAGCCAAGGACATGCCGCTGCCGCCGCCGCTGGACACCGAGCACCTGGACGTGCGCCAGCTGCCCGGCGCGCTGTCCAACACCTCGCACGGCGAGGGGATCGTACGCGGCGTCGGCTACTCGGTCGGCATCAAGAACGTCGGCTTCTCCGAGGGCTTCGACGACTACTCCACCGCACGGGTGCGGCTGGAGGTGATCGGCGGCGAGCCGGTCGCCATGGTGCACACCGCGATGGCCGAGGTCGGCCAGGGCGGCGTCACCGTGCACGCCCAGATCGCCCGCACCGAGCTGGGCGTCGAACAGGTCACCATCCACCCGGCCAACACCGAGGTGGGATCGGCCGGTTCGACCTCGGCCTCGCGCCAGACGTACATGACCGGCGGCGCGGTGAAGCTGGCCGCCGAGGCCGTCAAGCGGGAGCTGATCGAGAAGGGTCGCCGGCGCTACGGCTGGACCCACAAGGACATCACGCTGGCCGGCGGCAAGGTCGTCTCGGAGAGCGCCGGCGTGCTCGTCCCCATGGTGGACCTGCTCGGCGACGAGGCCATCGACCTCACCCGCGAGCACCACCACCGGCCCACCCAGGCCTTCGACAAGGAGACCGGCCAGGGCTTCGGCCACGTCCAGTACACCTTCTGCGCCAACCGCGCCGTGGTGGACGTGGACGTGGAGCTGGGCCTGGTCAAGGTGGTCGAGCTCACCGCCGTCCAGGACGTCGGCAAGGCGCTCAACCCGCTCTCCGTGGTCGGCCAGATCCAGGGCGGCTGCACCCAGGCGCTCGGCCTCGCGGTCATGGAGGAGATCATCGTGCGGGACGGCAAGGTCCGCAACGCCTCCTTCACCGACTACCTGATCCCCACCATCCTGGACACCCCGCCGATCCCGGTGGAGGTCCTCGAACTGCCCGACCCCCACGCGCCGTACGGGCTGCGCGGGGTCGGCGAGGCGCCGACCGTCTCGGCGACGCCGTCCATCGTGGCCGCCATCCGCAACGCCACCGGTCTCGCGCTCAACCGGATCCCCGTCCGGCCGGAGCACCTGACCACCGAACAGCCCGGCTGA
- a CDS encoding NCS2 family permease: MPRIPTEPGTTEDRPAADVPHPTSTDPHPKSALDAYFKISARGSTLANELRGGLTTFMAMAYIILLNPLILSGADVTGVKLDHAALTTATALAAAVTTILMGVVGNVPLALAAGLSVSGAVSALVVPHTTWAQAMGLCVIYGLLIVLLVVSGLREKIMNGIPLPLKHAITIGIGLFVTVIGLYKAGFMHTGGPTPLSLGPAGALAGWPVLIFCVTLLAIFVLMARGVRGAILIGIAGGTVLAVIVNQVAHVPAAAWKNSIPVWPGSPVSAPDFSLFGHVDLFGAFGGRGMGAISASVAVFTLVLAGFFDAMATIIGVGTEAGLADKQGRMPGLSKALFIDGAGGAIGGLAGASGQTVFVESATGVGDGARTGLASTVTGGLFALMLFFSPIAGIVPVEVASAALVVIGSMMMSQARHIDWSDREVAIPAFLTCALMPFTYSITAGVAAGVISYTVIKAGVGRWREPGVLMWILTGVFVLYFALTPIKSWLGVH, translated from the coding sequence ATGCCCAGGATCCCCACGGAGCCCGGCACCACCGAAGACAGACCCGCCGCGGACGTCCCCCACCCGACGTCCACGGACCCCCACCCGAAGAGCGCGCTGGACGCCTACTTCAAGATCTCGGCCCGGGGATCGACGCTCGCCAACGAACTGCGCGGTGGACTCACCACGTTCATGGCGATGGCGTACATCATCCTGCTCAACCCGCTCATCCTGAGCGGCGCGGACGTCACCGGCGTCAAGCTGGACCACGCCGCACTGACCACCGCCACCGCGCTGGCGGCGGCCGTCACCACCATCCTGATGGGCGTGGTCGGCAACGTGCCGCTCGCCCTCGCCGCCGGCCTCTCGGTCTCCGGCGCCGTCTCCGCGCTCGTCGTCCCGCACACCACCTGGGCCCAGGCGATGGGCCTGTGCGTGATCTACGGCCTGCTGATCGTGCTGCTGGTCGTCTCCGGGCTGCGCGAGAAGATCATGAACGGCATCCCGCTGCCGCTCAAGCACGCCATCACCATCGGCATCGGCCTGTTCGTCACCGTGATCGGCCTCTACAAGGCCGGCTTCATGCACACCGGCGGCCCCACCCCGCTGTCGCTCGGCCCCGCCGGCGCCCTGGCCGGCTGGCCGGTCCTGATCTTCTGCGTCACCCTGCTGGCGATCTTCGTGCTGATGGCCCGCGGCGTCCGCGGCGCCATCCTGATCGGCATCGCCGGCGGCACCGTGCTCGCGGTGATCGTCAACCAGGTGGCCCACGTACCCGCCGCAGCCTGGAAGAACTCCATCCCGGTGTGGCCCGGCAGCCCGGTCTCCGCACCCGACTTCAGCCTGTTCGGTCACGTCGACCTGTTCGGCGCCTTCGGCGGCCGGGGCATGGGCGCCATCAGCGCCTCGGTCGCGGTGTTCACCCTCGTCCTGGCCGGCTTCTTCGACGCGATGGCCACCATCATCGGCGTCGGCACCGAGGCCGGACTGGCCGACAAGCAGGGCCGGATGCCCGGACTGTCCAAGGCGCTGTTCATCGACGGCGCCGGCGGCGCGATCGGCGGCCTGGCCGGCGCCTCCGGGCAGACCGTCTTCGTCGAGTCCGCGACCGGCGTCGGCGACGGCGCCCGCACCGGCCTCGCCTCCACCGTCACCGGCGGACTCTTCGCCCTGATGCTGTTCTTCTCGCCGATCGCCGGCATCGTCCCGGTCGAGGTGGCCTCCGCCGCCCTGGTCGTCATCGGCTCGATGATGATGAGCCAGGCCCGGCACATCGACTGGTCCGACCGCGAGGTGGCCATCCCGGCCTTCCTCACCTGCGCCCTGATGCCGTTCACCTACAGCATCACCGCGGGCGTCGCGGCCGGCGTGATCTCGTACACGGTCATCAAGGCCGGCGTCGGGCGCTGGCGCGAGCCCGGGGTCCTGATGTGGATCCTCACCGGGGTGTTCGTGCTGTACTTCGCGCTCACGCCGATCAAGTCCTGGCTCGGCGTGCACTGA
- a CDS encoding XdhC family protein — MQDIAEQLQAWHAAGRSFAVATVVGVSGSAPRDPGAALAVDTDGEAVGSVSGGCVEGAVYELCQAAIESGEPVLERFGFSDEDAFAVGLTCGGILDVFVQPVVPGADTGLDAGIAHIAAGTPVALARVIAGPAGLLGATLSVTADGHTGALSPSPSVVGGLERAVVAQARAMLETGRTGRIILGLDGRPCDEHERGTVTCFVESYVPAPRMLVFGAIDFAAAVVRIGKFLGYHVTVCDARPVFATTRRFPEADEVVVDWPHRYLDSQLDRIDGRTVLCVLTHDAKFDIPLLERALRLPVDYVGAMGSRRTHRDRHTKLREAGLTETELARLRSPIGLDLGSRTPEETAVSVAAEIIAHRRGGSCLPLSAGDGPIHHDGTVAEVSGADLSAADVSASDVAAVSEEPAARRSPHAA; from the coding sequence ATGCAGGACATCGCCGAGCAGCTGCAGGCCTGGCACGCGGCCGGGCGTTCCTTCGCCGTGGCCACCGTGGTCGGCGTCTCCGGCAGCGCTCCGCGCGACCCCGGGGCGGCCCTGGCCGTGGACACGGACGGGGAGGCCGTCGGCAGCGTCTCCGGCGGGTGCGTCGAGGGCGCGGTGTACGAGCTGTGCCAGGCCGCCATCGAGAGCGGCGAGCCGGTGCTGGAACGCTTCGGGTTCAGCGACGAGGACGCCTTCGCGGTCGGGCTGACCTGCGGCGGGATCCTGGACGTCTTCGTCCAGCCGGTCGTGCCCGGGGCCGACACCGGGCTGGACGCCGGGATCGCCCACATCGCCGCCGGCACACCGGTCGCGCTCGCGCGGGTGATCGCCGGGCCCGCCGGACTGCTCGGGGCTACCCTGTCCGTCACCGCCGACGGACACACCGGGGCGCTCTCGCCCAGCCCGTCCGTGGTCGGCGGCCTGGAGCGGGCCGTCGTCGCTCAGGCCCGGGCGATGCTGGAGACCGGGCGCACCGGCCGGATCATCCTCGGGCTGGACGGACGCCCGTGCGACGAACACGAGCGGGGCACCGTCACCTGCTTCGTCGAGTCCTACGTGCCCGCGCCGCGGATGCTCGTCTTCGGGGCGATCGACTTCGCCGCCGCGGTGGTGCGGATCGGCAAGTTCCTCGGCTACCACGTGACCGTCTGCGACGCCCGGCCCGTCTTCGCCACCACCCGCCGCTTCCCCGAGGCCGACGAGGTCGTGGTCGACTGGCCGCACCGCTACCTGGACTCCCAGCTCGACCGGATCGACGGACGCACCGTGCTCTGCGTGCTCACCCACGACGCCAAGTTCGACATCCCGCTGCTGGAACGCGCCCTGCGGCTGCCGGTCGACTACGTCGGCGCCATGGGCTCGCGCCGCACCCACCGGGACCGCCACACCAAGCTGCGCGAGGCCGGACTCACCGAGACCGAACTGGCCCGGCTGCGCTCCCCCATCGGTCTCGACCTGGGCTCCCGCACCCCCGAGGAGACGGCCGTCTCGGTCGCCGCCGAGATCATCGCCCACCGGCGCGGCGGCAGCTGCCTGCCGCTGAGCGCCGGGGACGGGCCGATCCACCACGACGGGACGGTGGCCGAGGTCTCCGGCGCCGACCTCTCCGCCGCCGACGTCTCCGCTTCCGACGTGGCCGCCGTTTCGGAGGAGCCCGCCGCACGCCGTTCACCGCACGCTGCGTGA
- a CDS encoding SDR family oxidoreductase, with amino-acid sequence MTTPPRRRTVHSGGLPLAVFEQGDPAAPTVLLVHGYPDTHAVWDDIAADLARDHHVVRYDVRGAGESGVPADRDGYRLERLAEDLLAVADAVSPDRPVHLVAHDWGSIQSWEAVTTPGAEQRIASYTTMSGPSLDHMGFWLRHRLRRPTPRHLGQLLHQGLHSWYITAFHLPYLAPGVWRLGLARAWPRVLRDLEHVTPRADHPQRSLRRDAVRGIELYRANFRPIMGSPRARTTQVPVQLITLTRDRYVGSYLSEGLERWVPELTRRTLHAGHWSALLEKGATVARMVREFTARNEPARNEPGRAGATEGAADAVRPALDDGRLVVVTGGGSGIGRATALAFAEEGARVVVCDLDLAAAERTAELASLIGPQAHAYRVDVSDGAAMDAFAQTVAAEHGVPDVLVNNAGIGHSGTFLQTTEKEWQRVLDVNLWGVIHGCRAFGALMADRGEGGHIVNVSSAAAYLPSKALTAYATSKAAVFMLSDCLRAEFVGHGIGVSTICPGIVNTNITRTSTFSATTADEQAAKQARAAKLYARRGFPPEKVAAAIVSAVRTGKPVVPVTPEAKAARFLSRLSPALLRLAARLNVT; translated from the coding sequence ATGACGACCCCGCCCCGCCGCCGGACCGTCCACTCCGGCGGCCTGCCGCTCGCCGTCTTCGAGCAGGGCGACCCGGCCGCCCCCACCGTCCTGCTCGTCCACGGCTACCCCGACACCCACGCCGTCTGGGACGACATCGCTGCTGACCTCGCCCGCGACCACCACGTGGTCCGCTACGACGTGCGCGGCGCCGGCGAGTCCGGCGTCCCCGCCGACCGCGACGGCTACCGGCTGGAGCGGTTGGCCGAGGACCTGCTGGCCGTCGCCGACGCGGTCAGCCCGGACCGCCCGGTCCACCTGGTCGCCCACGACTGGGGCTCGATCCAGTCCTGGGAGGCCGTCACCACCCCCGGCGCCGAGCAGCGGATCGCCTCGTACACCACGATGTCCGGTCCCAGCCTGGACCACATGGGGTTCTGGCTGCGTCACCGGCTGCGCCGCCCCACCCCGCGCCACCTCGGGCAGCTGCTCCACCAGGGCCTGCACTCCTGGTACATCACCGCCTTCCACCTGCCCTACCTCGCCCCCGGCGTCTGGCGCCTGGGCCTCGCCCGGGCCTGGCCGCGGGTGCTGCGCGACCTGGAGCACGTCACCCCGCGTGCCGACCACCCGCAGCGCAGCCTGCGCCGCGACGCGGTCCGCGGCATCGAGCTGTACCGGGCCAACTTCCGCCCCATCATGGGCAGTCCGCGGGCGCGGACGACGCAGGTGCCGGTCCAGCTGATCACCCTCACCCGGGACCGCTACGTCGGCAGCTACCTCTCCGAGGGCCTGGAGCGCTGGGTGCCCGAGCTGACCCGCAGGACGCTGCACGCCGGCCACTGGTCGGCGCTGCTGGAGAAGGGGGCCACCGTGGCCCGCATGGTCCGCGAGTTCACCGCCCGCAACGAACCCGCCCGCAACGAACCCGGGCGCGCGGGCGCCACCGAAGGCGCAGCCGACGCCGTCCGCCCCGCCCTGGACGACGGCCGACTGGTGGTCGTCACCGGCGGCGGCAGCGGCATCGGCCGGGCCACCGCGCTCGCCTTCGCCGAGGAGGGCGCCCGGGTGGTGGTCTGCGACCTCGACCTCGCGGCCGCCGAGCGCACCGCCGAACTCGCCTCGCTGATCGGCCCGCAGGCGCACGCCTACCGGGTGGACGTCTCCGACGGCGCCGCGATGGACGCGTTCGCGCAGACCGTCGCCGCCGAGCACGGGGTGCCCGACGTGCTGGTCAACAACGCGGGCATCGGCCACTCCGGGACGTTCCTGCAGACCACCGAGAAGGAGTGGCAGCGCGTCCTGGACGTCAACCTCTGGGGCGTGATCCACGGTTGCCGCGCCTTCGGCGCGCTGATGGCCGACCGCGGTGAGGGCGGCCACATCGTCAACGTCTCCTCCGCCGCCGCCTACCTGCCCTCCAAGGCGCTCACCGCCTACGCCACCAGCAAGGCGGCGGTGTTCATGCTCTCCGACTGCCTGCGCGCCGAGTTCGTCGGCCATGGCATCGGCGTCTCCACCATCTGCCCCGGCATCGTCAACACCAACATCACCCGCACCTCGACCTTCTCCGCCACCACCGCCGACGAGCAGGCCGCCAAGCAGGCCCGCGCCGCCAAGCTCTACGCCCGCCGCGGCTTCCCCCCGGAGAAGGTCGCCGCCGCGATCGTCTCCGCCGTCCGCACCGGCAAGCCCGTCGTCCCGGTCACTCCCGAGGCCAAGGCCGCCCGCTTCCTCTCCCGCCTCAGCCCCGCCCTGTTGCGCCTCGCCGCCCGCCTCAACGTCACCTGA
- a CDS encoding M24 family metallopeptidase produces MPRTATATPAFRYTERDLVRFRETQQLAYHCAEQVAAWIEPGVTERQTTAELRRRLVAAGVQDFFHVPFAWFGDRTAFRHFHTPLQFFAGNRRLEEGMPYVLDCAPVVDGYTADIGYGGKVGENRVWDRLAADLRVYRELILAEVRARKPLNEVYAAVDAQLAAHGYDNRHQVYPGRVIGHQVTRTVTRGPAGVNVFGFGVRTLQTLGRELVSERLHGRSPLWADGRSSRHAPTPGLWAVEPHIGFRGVGIKFEELLVVTEDGAYWLDDDLPHVRRWTATATATTEQATTPPTADPTAEPTAEPAAEPTAQEATR; encoded by the coding sequence ATGCCCCGGACGGCGACAGCGACCCCCGCCTTCCGCTACACCGAGCGCGACCTCGTCCGCTTCCGCGAGACCCAGCAACTCGCGTACCACTGCGCCGAACAGGTCGCCGCCTGGATCGAGCCCGGCGTCACCGAGCGGCAGACCACCGCCGAGCTGCGCCGCCGCTTGGTCGCCGCCGGGGTGCAGGACTTCTTCCACGTCCCCTTCGCCTGGTTCGGCGACCGGACGGCCTTCCGGCACTTCCACACCCCGCTGCAGTTCTTCGCCGGCAACCGCCGCCTGGAGGAGGGCATGCCGTACGTGCTGGACTGCGCGCCCGTCGTGGACGGCTACACCGCCGACATCGGCTACGGCGGCAAGGTCGGCGAGAACCGGGTCTGGGACCGCCTCGCCGCCGACCTCCGGGTCTACCGCGAGCTAATCCTCGCCGAGGTGCGCGCCCGCAAGCCGCTGAACGAGGTGTACGCGGCCGTGGATGCGCAGCTCGCCGCGCACGGCTACGACAATCGCCACCAGGTCTACCCGGGCCGGGTGATCGGCCACCAGGTCACCCGCACCGTCACCCGCGGACCGGCCGGGGTCAACGTCTTCGGCTTCGGCGTGCGCACCCTGCAGACCCTCGGCCGCGAGCTCGTCTCCGAGCGCCTGCACGGCCGTTCACCGCTCTGGGCGGACGGCCGGTCGTCCCGTCACGCGCCCACCCCGGGCCTGTGGGCGGTCGAGCCGCACATCGGCTTCCGGGGGGTGGGCATCAAGTTCGAGGAACTGCTGGTGGTGACCGAGGACGGCGCCTACTGGCTCGACGACGACCTGCCGCACGTCCGCCGCTGGACCGCGACCGCGACCGCGACCACCGAGCAGGCAACCACCCCGCCCACCGCCGATCCCACCGCCGAGCCCACGGCCGAACCCGCCGCCGAGCCGACCGCCCAGGAGGCCACCCGATGA
- a CDS encoding PDR/VanB family oxidoreductase — MDLLTPPPDLYGRPRADRFLRRLTALQDRYVQALGGPLLRRNPRRPLSRPLPPLQLVVTARRELAADVVELQLADPSGGPLPAWQPGAHLRLALPSGRERHYSLTGDPADRAGYRIAVRRLPEGGGGSVEIHDTLHPGVRLTARRPRNGFAFCAEPAVLLLAGGIGITPLLPMAREAQRHGLDWRLVHVGRSADTLPYADELRALDPHRVVLRTDDEHGGVPAGAELLAHAPRGAAVYCCGPAPMLAAVQRALDGSPAAALHFERFGAAPITDGEPFTVRLGTDGPTLDVPADRSALDVLREARPDLPYSCHQGFCGTCEVRVLAGSPDHRDRRLTSEQRAAGSLLPCVSRAAEGETLVLDL, encoded by the coding sequence ATGGACCTGCTCACCCCGCCCCCCGACCTCTACGGCCGCCCGCGCGCGGACCGCTTCCTGCGCCGCCTCACCGCGCTGCAGGACCGCTACGTCCAGGCCCTCGGCGGCCCGCTGCTGCGCCGCAACCCCCGCCGCCCGCTCAGCCGCCCCCTCCCGCCGCTGCAGCTGGTCGTCACCGCGCGCCGCGAACTCGCCGCCGACGTCGTCGAGTTGCAACTCGCCGACCCGTCCGGCGGCCCGCTGCCGGCCTGGCAGCCCGGCGCCCACCTGCGCCTCGCCCTGCCCTCCGGCCGGGAACGCCACTACTCCCTCACCGGCGACCCGGCCGACCGCGCCGGCTACCGCATCGCCGTCCGGCGGCTGCCCGAGGGCGGCGGCGGGTCCGTCGAGATCCACGACACCCTGCACCCCGGCGTCCGCCTCACCGCCCGCCGCCCGCGCAACGGCTTCGCCTTCTGCGCCGAGCCCGCCGTCCTCCTGCTGGCCGGCGGCATCGGCATCACTCCGCTGCTCCCGATGGCCCGCGAGGCACAACGGCACGGCCTGGACTGGCGCCTGGTGCACGTCGGCCGCAGCGCCGACACCCTCCCGTACGCGGACGAGCTGCGCGCGCTTGACCCGCACCGCGTGGTGCTGCGCACCGACGACGAGCACGGCGGCGTCCCCGCCGGCGCCGAACTGCTCGCCCACGCCCCGCGCGGCGCCGCCGTCTACTGCTGCGGCCCCGCCCCCATGCTCGCCGCCGTGCAGCGGGCCCTGGACGGATCCCCGGCCGCCGCCCTGCACTTCGAGCGCTTCGGCGCCGCCCCGATCACCGACGGCGAGCCCTTCACCGTCCGCCTCGGCACCGACGGCCCCACCCTGGACGTGCCCGCCGACCGCTCCGCCCTGGACGTGCTGCGCGAGGCGCGCCCCGATCTCCCGTACTCCTGCCACCAGGGCTTCTGCGGCACCTGCGAGGTCCGTGTGCTGGCCGGCTCGCCCGACCACCGGGACCGCCGGCTCACCTCCGAGCAGCGCGCCGCCGGCTCCCTGCTGCCCTGTGTCTCCCGTGCCGCCGAGGGCGAGACCCTCGTACTCGACCTCTAG
- a CDS encoding metal-dependent hydrolase, which yields MPRPTPVPALAAPAARVHDSLVLEPRDVRFDWAQLPLHWVPDEPMATHILNVLHLLLPEGERWFVKVFKEAVPLIRDEQLRDEVLGFIGQEAIHAEAHQEVLDHLLGQGLDPRPYVRQVAWVFQRVLGDRPGLTPAKRREALIERVAAIAAIEHFTAFLGNWALNSPGLDRAQADPTMLDLLRWHGAEEVEHRSVAFDLLVHLDPGYARRVRTMAMAGPLLVHLWVRGVRFLLAADPTLRGRLRPSWREAYRITRRGLLPSPVKSLRSGLRYLRPGYHPTQEGSSSQALGYLASSPAARAAAGR from the coding sequence ATGCCCCGCCCCACCCCCGTCCCCGCGCTCGCCGCCCCCGCCGCGCGCGTGCACGACAGCCTCGTCCTGGAGCCCCGGGACGTCCGCTTCGACTGGGCCCAGCTGCCGCTGCACTGGGTGCCGGACGAGCCGATGGCCACCCACATCCTCAACGTGCTGCACCTCCTCCTCCCCGAGGGCGAGCGCTGGTTCGTCAAGGTATTCAAGGAGGCCGTGCCGCTCATCCGGGACGAGCAACTGCGCGACGAGGTCCTCGGGTTCATCGGCCAGGAGGCCATCCACGCCGAGGCGCACCAGGAGGTCCTGGACCACCTGCTCGGCCAGGGGCTCGACCCGCGGCCGTACGTGCGCCAGGTCGCCTGGGTCTTCCAGCGGGTGCTCGGGGACCGGCCCGGGCTGACCCCCGCGAAGCGGCGCGAGGCCCTGATCGAGCGGGTCGCGGCCATCGCGGCGATCGAGCACTTCACCGCCTTCCTCGGCAACTGGGCCCTCAACTCCCCGGGGCTGGACCGTGCCCAGGCCGACCCGACGATGCTCGACCTGCTGCGCTGGCACGGCGCCGAAGAAGTCGAGCACCGCAGCGTCGCCTTCGACCTGCTGGTCCACCTCGACCCGGGGTACGCCCGCCGGGTGCGGACCATGGCCATGGCCGGCCCGTTGCTGGTCCACCTCTGGGTGCGCGGCGTGCGCTTCCTGCTGGCCGCCGACCCGACCCTCCGCGGGCGGCTGCGCCCGAGCTGGCGCGAGGCGTACCGGATCACCCGGCGCGGTCTGCTGCCCTCCCCGGTCAAGTCGCTCCGCTCCGGCCTGCGCTACCTGCGCCCCGGCTACCACCCCACCCAGGAGGGCTCCTCCAGCCAGGCGCTCGGCTACCTCGCCTCCTCGCCCGCCGCTCGTGCGGCCGCCGGGCGCTGA
- a CDS encoding IclR family transcriptional regulator → MSTPAPGRHAALDQGQTGPITSLQHALRLLEAVDRHPDGATLVGLARETSLGLPTVRRLAEVLEIEGYLQCQDGGWVLGGTFALLGQHNRELLVKARLDRKLAELRDELGAAVYFTRYHDGELSVEAVSAADYAPAVQEWVDFRATAHASAIGKCLLGQLDADARRDHLSRHPVARLTSRTVTDADQLMHRLERQPATVPVLDIQEYALGTVCAAVPITAGSTVGCLATSMPVGNIHKLKAAAELLAARAAPLMLAMAV, encoded by the coding sequence ATGTCGACACCAGCCCCGGGTCGTCACGCCGCGCTTGACCAGGGCCAGACCGGCCCGATCACCTCCCTGCAGCACGCCCTCAGACTGCTGGAGGCGGTCGACCGCCACCCCGACGGCGCCACCCTGGTGGGCCTCGCGCGGGAGACCTCCCTCGGGCTGCCGACCGTGCGGCGGCTCGCGGAGGTCCTGGAGATCGAAGGCTACCTCCAGTGCCAGGACGGCGGTTGGGTCCTCGGCGGCACCTTCGCTCTGCTCGGCCAGCACAACCGGGAGCTGCTGGTGAAGGCCCGGCTCGACCGCAAACTCGCCGAACTCCGGGACGAGTTGGGCGCCGCGGTCTACTTCACCCGGTACCACGACGGCGAGTTGTCGGTGGAGGCCGTCTCGGCGGCCGACTACGCGCCGGCCGTCCAGGAGTGGGTCGACTTCCGGGCCACCGCGCACGCCAGCGCGATCGGCAAGTGCCTGCTCGGCCAGCTGGACGCGGACGCCCGGCGTGACCACCTCTCCCGGCACCCGGTCGCCCGGCTCACCTCCCGCACCGTCACCGACGCCGACCAGCTGATGCACCGGTTGGAGCGGCAGCCGGCCACGGTGCCGGTGCTGGACATCCAGGAGTACGCGCTGGGCACGGTGTGCGCGGCGGTGCCGATCACGGCGGGCAGCACGGTGGGCTGCCTGGCGACCTCGATGCCGGTGGGCAACATCCACAAGCTGAAGGCCGCGGCCGAGCTGCTGGCGGCCCGGGCGGCGCCGCTGATGCTGGCGATGGCGGTCTGA